CATATTACAAACCCTAAGCCGGCTACAAACTATGATATCTTAACGCTTATTAAAAATGCCCTTGATTTTAATCAATTGGAAATTATTGAAGACACGAAAAATACGATATTAAGGCCAGAAGAAGAGCGATTAAATGAGATGATTGACGTTTTTAATGTGTACTTGTCTAGGTCATTTGATTTTGACGATACAAATACACAAAAACTTATACAAGACACGCAAATATCGCATCTTAATATGTCTCATGATACATTAAAAATGATTATCAATGCCTATTTTGACCTTAATGACTAAATGCACTCTTGCTCATTTGAGGTGTTTAATTTTTTGCGAATTGGAGAAAGTAATTGTACATCCATAAATAGAATGGAGGTACATTGATGAGCGAGAATACGAAAAATGATAAATCCGCACATTATGATTGGGCGCAAAACGCAGAAAATGCGGCAAAAAAAGCAGAGGCAGAAATCAATAAAATCAAGAAAGAAGCACAAGAAGAATTCAATAAAAATAAACCAAACTTAAAATAACAAACATCCAGCACTTTCTATAAGTGCTGGATTTTTTTATGTTAGTCCACCTTCTTTAATTCATCTCTGTCAAATTGAGCTCTTGAAAATCCACGTCCTAAAATTTCCGATGCATTTAAGAAAATGACAAATGACTCGGGTTCTTCTTCTTGCAGTAGCTTCTTAAAATAGACCGCTTCTGACTGTTCAACAACGCATAGAATCATTGTTTTTTCTGCATTTGAATAGCCACCGATTGTTTTTACTTTTGTTAATCCGCGGTTCATTTCATTTTTAATAATGGATTGTATTTTTTCATCCTTGTCCGTAATAATAAGAATTAATTTTGTTGGCGATGTTTGTAACTGAACGAAGTCAATTACTTTACTTGTCACATAGATTGACATTAAAGCAAACAATGCAAGTTCAAAATCAAATACAAACGCTGATGTGACAACAACAAATCCATCAACAACAAGTTGTGAAAACCCGCTTGATAGTCCAGTGTACTTCTTTAATATTTGTGCAATGAGTGTCGTTCCGCCCGTTGACCCGTTCCCACGATAAACAATTCCTAAGCCAACGCCTAAAACAGCCCCACCATAAATGGCACTTAACAAGGGATTCTCAACAGTCAATGCCATGTCCCCCGTTATCCAAATCACAAATGGGACGGACAATGTACCAACAAAAGTTTTAACACCAAACTCTCTACCGACAAAAATAACGCCGATAATGAGAAGCGGAATATTAATTAACCATTGAACATACGCAGGGTTGAATTGAAAGAGCTCATATAGAATCGTACTCATGCCCGACACACCGCCAGCTGCCAGACGTGCCGGCAAATAAAAGATGTTATATGCTAAACCAACGAGCGCTGCCCCTACGATAATTTGTATGTATTCAAAAGTAACCGATTGTTTAAATTCGCGAATCATAAGCCAAAATTCCTCCATTCCATTCAACTTGTTCATTTTACCAAAAAAAATGGCCTCCGTCTTTTCAAAAACAAAAAAAGAATAGGATAACTCTTAATTCGAGAGGAATTTGCCTTCACTTCAAATACGAAGTAATGAAGGATTAGACACAAAAAAGCATTGTCCCGAAAGGACCGAAGTCATTTCGAGGAAACAATGCTTTGATTATGATCAGTTAAAAATCTTCTTCATTCGTAATATAAATTAGGTTCCAGCTATCTGATTCAACCAAATCAGCACTCTTCATACGTTCCCCATGACCAAGAACGACTTCATCATCAATCACTGCGACAATCATCGCTTTTATGCCATTATCTAAATTGATGTAAATGTCTCCAACGGAAGGTTTTACAGCGGCTTCTTCTGCTGCTTTCTTTTCTAACATACGTTCCTCTTCACGTTGTTCCTCAGTAATTTGTGCATGGTCTTTATAATCGATATTGCGGCTATCAGGATCTACTCCTGGAGACATCACCATAAATTCTTTTGGTTTTACTGTATTCAGCAAAGTGGTATACACTTTGTTATCAATTAATTCAGCTACTTTTTCAAATTCATTTAACGAGTAATTGTCTAAGTGACCTGGATCCGGATGGGTAATTAAAATATAACCATCTACCTCGGCCTGCTTATCTTTTCGCAATGTATATCTATTCCCTAATAACATGAAAGAGTCCAGATGCTGCGGTCTATGCAATGTGAGATTTTCTGCTCTAGACGCTACTTGTTCCATATCTTTGATACGGTACATGAGGACTGGCAGCCTTGAGAGAGGTCGCACAGAATACACTTTGTGTAGCTCGTTTTTATAATAGACAAATTGTCCTCTTCTTACTTGTAATAAATTCATTTATCTTCCTCCTATGCACTAAATACTATACTCTCCACATGATTAAGATACCATTCATTGTCATCAAATTCGAGATAATGGCCTTTAAAAGTTTTCATGCCTAAACGATCACCATAAATTCCATGGATATTCGCTTGGTGGCGGCGATTGTACACTGACCAATTCTTTGGTCGTCGGATGCGGAAATTCAAGCAAATTTGCCCATAATGCAATCTGCTGCCCTTTTTGGTTCTGTTGTTGCCCATACTTTTGATCTCCAAACAATGGATGGCCAATTGTAGAAAGTTGAACCCGTATTTGGTGAGAACGACCCGTATGTAGTTTCACCGCTAATAAACTAAGTCCTTCCCGACTTCCCAACAGCTCATATTCCAGAACGGCTTTCTTCGCTCCTTTATAATTTTCTGGAACGGAACGAACGATATTCCTTGAGGTGTCTTTATATAGAAAATGTTCTAGTTTCGCCTTTTCCTTTTTCGGCGTTCCTCTTACGACCGCTAAATATCTTCTTTCTAATTGGTTTCTACGAATAACATCCGATAATCTTGATGCCGCCTTCGACGTTTTCGCAAATACCATGACGCCGCCAACTGGGCGATCCAAGCGGTGAACGAGCGCCAAATAAACATTTCCTGGCTTATTATAACGAACTTTAATGTCTTCTTTTAAAATCGTTAGCAGATCTCTATCTCTACTCGCGTCTTCTTGCACCGGAATATTCACCGGTTTTTCTACGACAAGTAGATGATTATCTTCATATAAAATATTAATTTTCATTCACTTGATACTCCTTTAATTAATAAACCTTATCTCGCTATTTATTGTAATACAACAAGGAGTTTTTACATAAAGATAGCCTTTACTTACAGAAATGTTTTATTGGGTTCGTTTTTCTATTCCCTTAAAGTTCAGTTTGTAACCATTTCACTATGTTTAAACAATCAAAAAAAGTGGGAGAAGGCTATTCTATCACCTTTTCCCACTTTAGCAATCCCCCTAATTTACTCCCACACTGGGTCTTGCGGTTGATTTCCAGTTAAAACCGCTACTAAGTTTTCCGCTGCCCGCATAGCCATTTTTTCTTCTGTTTTTGCTGTCGCAGAGCCAATATGTGGAACTGTGATGACGTTTGGCAACGTTAATAATGGATTATCCGCATTAACTGGTTCCTTTTCAAACACGTCAAGTCCAGCTGCTAAAATTTCTCCATTTTTCAATGCGCGAATTAATGCTTGTTCGTCAACAGTTTGTCCTCGTGATACATTAATAAAGACGGCGGATTTTTTCATCACTTTAAACTCTTCTTCCCCAATTAATTGGAAAGTCTCCGACGTTAAAGGTGTCATTAATATCACATAATCGGATTCCGCTAAAAGTGTTGGTAAATCTCGATACGCCGCCTCATATTTCTTTTCCGCATCAGGTTTTCTCGTACGGTTATGATAAAGAACATCCATCTCAAAACCGAATTTAGCTCGCCTTGCAATCGCTTCACCGATTCGTCCCATTCCAATAATCCCCAATGTGGCACCATGCACATCTTTTCCATATGTATCCGAATAAACAGTTGTAGGCTTCCAATTTCCTGCTTTCACAAATTTATCTAACTCAACAATTCTACGAGCAGACGCTAAAAGTAATGCAAAAGCTAAATCTGCAACAGTTTCGTTCAATACATGCGGTGTATTCGTGCCGATTACATTTCTTTTACGCATCGCCTCAACATCAAAATTGTTGTAGCCAACAGACACATTACTGACGACTTTTAAGTTTGGTGCATGACTTAATAGACGTTCATCGATTCTTCCCGTTGTGCTTCCTGACGTGTAAAGTCCATCAATGTTTTTTATTTCTTCTAACAGTACTTCTTCAGGTACTCTGCCTTCTCCGTCCCACTTATGAAGTTCACAATGCTCGGCAATATAATTCTCTACCTCTTCTGAAACTGGATAGGTCAAAAAAACTTTTGGCTTCATAGTACTCTTCCCCTCTTCTAAACAAATCTTTAGATAATTGTAACACATCTAATAACCTGACAAAGAAAGGAATTCGCGACTCAGCAAATTAAAAAAGCGCTAGCACACTTTAGTACCAACGCTTCATTTTCTTAACCTACAAAATGTCTAGACACCTTTTTCCCGTCATACGAATAGACAATGTCTCTCCCTTTTACAACTGTTTCCATATGCACAATGCGTCCCCATAGCCGATAAATATAAGGCAAAACATTTTCCAAATAAGGAACGTCGAGCTCTGTCCCTTCATATCTATGCACTAAATACAATTCACCGTTCAATAAATAATCTCCATTTTCAACGACAATATAAGGAAACCCGCCGTTCACACGCATTGAAACGAGTTGTTCACGTACATTTTCATAATCTTTATCGGTAATTTTATAATCTCCGCCTTGCTTTTGAAACAAATACATATCTTCACGCTGCACTAATTCTTTTGTTAAATAGTTCCGAATAAATGAAGCATCTGACTCGATCTCTCTTACTTCAAAAATCTTTTCTCTTCCGGAATTTGGGACAATGCCTTTTTCCTGCATCTCTTTTGTTGGATCATTATAACGTTTTTCAATATCCTCGAATATTTTCAATCCTAAATAATAAGGGTTAATCGAGGTTTTAGATGGTTGTACGACATTGGCATTTAATTTGGCAAACTCCACCGTTTCATCTGCAGTTAAATTCATTTCCCTTAAAATTCTTTGATGCCAATAGGAAGCCCATCCTTCGTTCATGATTTTCGTTTCGAGCTGAGGCCAAAAGTAGAGCATTTCCTCCCGCATCATGGTCAAAATATCTCGTTGCCAATCCTCTAATTGACGACTATGTTGTTCAATAAATAATAATATATCTTTTTCCGGTATAAGCGGGAATTTCTTACTCTTTTTCTTTTTTTCATAAGGCTTTTTTTCTGCGTCTAATTGCCACAAGTCATCGTATTCCGTTTTACGAACAACATCCTCCGCTATATATTCCTCTTCTTCCTCCGCCGTTAACCTCCGATTGACAATAGAAGGATCGATGTGTTCTTGAATCGCAAGGACAGCATCTAAAAAGGTTTCGACTTCCTCTTTTCCATATTCTATCTCATACGCTGCGATTCGTTCTGCCGTCGCGGTCATACTTTCAACCATATCACGACGCGTATTCATGAAACGAATATTATTTTTAAAGAAATCGCAATGCGCAAGTACATGAGCAACAATTAATTTATTTTGAATTAAACTATTTGTATCCAATAAGAATGCATAACACGGATCGGAATTAATGACCAACTCATAAATTTTACTTAATCCTAAGTCATATTGAAGCTTCATTTTATGGAATTGTTTACCAAAGCTCCAATGTGTAAAACGAGTCGGCATTCCATATGCACCAAATGTATAGATAATATCGGCCGGGCAAATTTCGTAGCGCATCGGGTAGTAATCTAAGCCAAAACCATTTGCAATCTCAGTAATTTCATCGATTGCATTGTGTAACGCTTTTATATCAGACAATTCATTCCCTCCCTTACAAAGACGATAACTCCGGACGGAAAAAGCATTTCAATGCGTCATAGACATTTCCTTTTTCCTTTAAGACATAATAGCGAAACTTCGGGTCGTCTATCTTTTTAAACGTATTCATCAATGTCGAATAGCGGCTATAGGCATTGACTTCTCCATATCCGAACATATTGGAAACTTCCATAATCTGGTTAACTAGTTCAATACATTTTGCATTATCAGAAGAAATATTTTCACCGTCTGAGAAATGGAAAGGGTAAATATTATAACTAGAAGGATTATATTTTTGTTCAATTAATTCCAACGCTTTTAGATACGCTGAAGAACATCTTGTGCCACCACTTTCCCCTTTATGAAAGAAGTCATGTTCCGAAACGACTTTCGCTTCTGTATGATGGGCGATAAACTCGATTTCTACTGTTGAATATTTGGAGCGTAAAAATTTCGTCATCCAGAAAAAGAAACTTCTTGCAATATACTTTTCAAATGTGCCCATGGAACCACTCGTATCCATCATCGCAAGGACAACCGCTTTCGACTCAGGTTTTGTCACATCATCCCATGTTTTAAATCGTAAATCGTCATTATGAATTGGCGTAATTGACGGTTTCCCTTTCATCGCATTCCTTTTGATTGCCGTTAAAATCGTTTGTTTTTTATCAATGTTACCAATTAGACCTTTTTTACGAATATCATTAAACTCAACTTTTTCAATGACGATTTCAGCTTGTTCTTTCCGCTTTAAATTTGGTAATTCAAGCTCTTTAAATAATGCTTCCTCAACTTCCGCCAAAGAAACTTCCGCTTCATAATAGTCTTCACCCGGCTGTTCCCCAGGTTTACTTCCTTTTCCAGCGCCGCCTTTTCCTTGCTCCCCGTCCCTTGCGACGACATCTCCTACTTCGCTATCCCCATCTCCTTGTCCGACATGCTTTGAATTGTCAGCATTGTATCTGATTTTGTACTCATCTAACGAACGTATTGGAATTTTAATAACATCTTTTCCATCTGACATAATAATGCTTTCTTCACTGATTAAATCAGGCAAATTATTCCGAATGGCATCTTTCACTTTATCTAAATGGCGTTGTTGGTCTTGATACCCTTTACGGTGCAGGGACCAATTTTCTTGCGAGATAATAAACTGTTCATTTTGTTTTTCATTCAATTTTATCCCTACTTTAATAATAATGTACTATAGTATATGCTTGTGCTTCGCTATATGAGAGAAAAAACAAGACCAACTACCAAAAGTCGTCTTGTTTTTTCCGTTAAGCTTCCTTATCGATTTAGTAAACTTCCAACATAACGCAAAAGTTCATTGGCAGAAGTTGAATTATAGCCATACTCATCTATTAACCTTGCAACGACTTCATTGATTTTCTTTAATTGCGCTTCATCTGGCATTGCGGAAGACGTTGTAATTTTCACGACATCCTTCAAATCACCAAACAATTTCTTCTGAATCGCCTCTTGTAAACGATCGTGGGAACGGAAGTCAAAGCGCTTTCCTTTTCGTGCAAACGCGGAAATTCGAATGAGAATTTCTTCTCTAAAGGCTTTTTTGGCATTTTCGGAAATACCGATTTGTTCTTCAATTGAACGCATTAATTTCTCATCTGGGTTCATTTCCTCGTCCGTTAATGGATCTCGGATTTTATGTTTATTACAAAACGCTTCCACATTATCGAGATAATTGTCCATTAATGTTTTCGCTGATTCTTCGTACGAATAAACAAATGCCTTTTGTACTTCTTTTTTCGCAATTTCATCAAACTCACGTCTTGCAATTGAAATGTAATTCATATACTTCTCTTTATCTTCTTTTGAAATCGAAGCATGTCGGTCCAATCCATCTTTAATTGCACGTAAAACATCCAGCGCATTAATTGAAGGGACTTCTTTCCGTATAATTGCGGAAGATATCCGGTTTATGACATATCGTGGGTCAATCCCTTCCATACCTTCATTTGGAAACTCATTTCGGAGTTCGTCAACGCTTATTTGATTAACCCCTTCAACACTTTCTCCGTCGTACATCCGCATTTTCTTAACGATATCAATGCCTTGTTTTTTCGAGTCAGATAACCTCGTTAACACTGAGAAAATCGCTGCGACACGAAGGGCATGAGGTGCAATATGAACGTGCGACATATCACTTTCTTTGATCATTTTTTCGTAAATCCGCTCTTCTTCAGTCACTTTTAGATTGTAAGGAATTGGCATAACAATAATTCTCGAATGGAGCGCTTCATTCTTTTTATTCGCTATAAATGAACGATACTCCGTTTCGTTTGTATGCGCGATAATAAGTTCATCAGCGCTAATTAACGCAAATCTTCCTGCCTTAAAATTCCCTTCTTGCGTCAATGACAATAAATGCCATAAAAATTTCTCATCCAACTTCAAGATTTCTTGGAACTCCATAATGCCGCGGTTCGCTTTATTAAACTCCCCATCAAAACGATACGCACGTGGATCTGATTCTGAACCGTACTCGGCAATCGTTGAAAAGTCGATACTTCCCGTTAAATCTGCAATATCTTGTGATTTTGGATCAGACGGGGTAAATGTTCCAATACCGACACGCTTATCTTCTGAGAAGAATATCCTTTCCACTTGGACATCTTCAATTCGTCCGCCGTATTCTTGTTCGAGTCGCATCGTATTGAGTGGCGTTAAACTTCCTTCAATTCGAATGCCATACTCTTTAAAGAAATCCTCTCGTAAATGATGCGGGATGAGATGCAGTGGATCTTCATGCATCGGACAACCTTTAATTGCATATACCGCACCCTCGTCAGTTTTCGAATAAGCCTCTAATCCACGTTTCAACATTGTCGCAATCGTCGACTTACCACCACTAACTGGTCCCATTAACAATAAGATTCTTTTTCGCACATCAAGTCTTTTGGCAGCGGGATGAAAATACTCTTCTACTAACTTTTCAATTGATTTTTCTAGCCCAAATATCTCGTCATCAAAAAAGTGGTACGTCCTATTCCCATTTTTCTCTGTAATTCCAGCGCTTTTAATCATATTATAGACACGGGAATGTGACGTTTGTGCAACTTCTTTTCTTTCTCTCACAATGTCCAAGTATTCTGCAAAAGTACCTTCCCATTTTAAACTGTCTTCTTCTTCTCTAAATCGCTTCACTTCATTTAAAATATCCATCTTATCCCCTCCAATTAGGGCAAGGTTTCTATATCTTATGCCCGAGCTCTCCGTATCATGCCGAAAGAATTTATACTTTACGACACAAAATATAGCCGATAGCAATAGAGCATGCCCCCTTCCCTCTTACTAAATAAATATATTTCAAATTGCGTTCATATGATAAAGCACGAGTCACAGTATAAAAGTTTGCAACATTCTTCGAAAACTTCGCAACACTTTAATTAAAGGTCACAACGTTATAATGAAGTGTTTTTTAAAAAAAAGGGGGGGATAGGATGGAAGCAACTTGGTGGTCAATTGTTCCGCCACTGCTAGCGATTACCTGTGCCATCATCACTCGGGAAGTTTTATTATCCTTATTACTCGGGGTGCTCAGTGGTGCACTTATCTTGGCGAATTTTTCAATTGCCGGGGGACTAAGTGATTCGTTCCAAACAATCTTCGTGCAAGTGGCTGATCCAGAGTGGACCGTACCAATCCTTATTTTTGTATTCATGTTGGGGGGAATTACAGCTCTTTTTGGAAAGTCAGGGGCTACAGAACAGTTTGGAAAGTGGGCGATGTCCAAAGTAAAAACACGTGTTGGTGCGCAGTTTGTGACGATGTTAACAGGTTATGCAATTTTCATCGATGATTATTTTAATAGTTTAGCAGTTGGCCAAATTGCACGGCCAATTACAGATGAACACGGTGTATCGAGGTCAAAATTAGCTTATTTAATTGACTCGACAGGTGCGCCGATTTGTGTGCTCATCCCTCTATCTAGTTGGGGCGCTTATGTGTTTTCTTTACTTGCGGAGCCGATTAAAACATACGGGCTTGGCCATAGTCCAGTGTCCGCCTTTTTTAGTGTTGTGCCCGCTAATTATTATGCCATTTCTTCTTTATTCATTGTCTTTTTAGTGATTTGGATGCGTGTCGATTTTCCATTAATGAGGAAGCATGAGCAGCAGGCAGTTGATAGAAGACACGGCGACAAAAAATTAATGACTGAACATGTACAAATTTCTTTTTCACAAGCATTAGATTTGCTCATTCCTATTTTTGTATTAATCGTTGCAACAATTGGATTTTTTCTTCATACCGGTGGCTATTTTAAAGGTGGAAATAGTTTAATGGAGGCTTCTGGAGAAGGAAATATTACATTAGCACTCGTTTATGGTGTTGTCGTAGCTGTCATAGTGTCAGCACTGCTTTATGTTCCCCGTAAAAAATTGAAAGCGAAGGAATTTATTTCAACGTTTACAAAAGGAATGGAAAATATGCTTGGAGGCGCACTGATTCTCGTACTTGCTTGGTCAATCGGAGATATTGTTGGGCGCCTTGAGACAGGTCACTTTTTAGCATCTCTCGTCGATGGCAATGTGGCTTTTTGGGTAATTCCTAGTATTTTGTTTGTACTTGGTTGTTTGATGTCATTCGCAACCGGAACATCTTGGGGAACTTTTGCCATTATGATTCCAATTGCAGCAACCATTGTTGGTTCAACAAATCCCGAATGGATATTGCCAGCAATAGGCGCTGTTATGGCCGGCGCTGTTTTCGGTGACCATTGTTCGCCCATTTCCGATTCTACGATTTTATCGGCCATAGGTGCTGAATGTGAATTAATGGACCATGTTTCTACTCAGATTCCATATGCACTCACAGCAGCTCTTACTTCTCTCATTGGCTATATCGTATTCGGTTTAACGTCACTCGTTTGGCTCGGCTTAGCAGTAAACCTACTAGCTTTAATTGGTATTTTATTGTTAATGAAACAAAGAATGCTCCCCGTAATAGAAGCCACTGATTGAAAAAAGAGTGCCCAATTCCATGTTGGGCACTCTTTTAGATTTCTTTTCAGCCAACCAATCGATAAATTGAAAACCTTTCTCTCGCATTAATCTCAGATAATCTCGGCATTTTCACTTCTTTAAATAGAGTAAATGGCGTTTTCATTTCTAGGTAATCAATATATTCTTCTGCCGGATAGTAAAGAATCATATCAACCGTTCGATTGTTTGCTTCGACAGATTGTAGAATACGGTGAATCACTTTTATAAAGATTGGCAAGGAGAAAGGATTGAACAAAAAGAAACAACTGTCATTGTCCGCAACTCGATAGCTTTCCGCATATTCATGTTCAATTCGAATTGGCTTGCTTACTTTCTTCTTTTTCTGTAGATAAGTTGCTTCGTTTAATAAAGCTTCACGATATAATTGGACATTCATTTCAATGCCGACAACAGGCACTTGAAATCGATGATGAACGTAAAATAAAACACGCCCTTTGCCGCATCCGAAGTCAACAAATGCACCTGCTTGATTGACTGTGTATGCTTTGAATAATTCATCCAACATCCAATAAGGCGTGGCTTCGTAATGATGGTAATGTGCAGATTGATCAATCCGCTCGCCGACACTCCTCGTTTGGATATGGAGTAAACGATCTCTTTCCTTTTCATTCATGAACTTCTCTCCATCCTAACTATTTAATCCATATATTTACAATCAAGTCGAACATATCTGTATCGATTGTTCAATCGACTTTGACTTTGGTCTTCAATCCTACCTTCTTCATCTCTAACCCTCTGATTACACTCTTCAATTGTGCTGGATCGTGTGAGACAATAAAAGCTTTTCGAAACTGCTCATAATATTCATTTTCATGTGCTTTAGGTGATAGAATGATCAACTTCCGCGCTAATTTCTCTTCATATAGCTCAAATACTTTCGCTTTACGCGTATCGTCTAATGCACTGTCAAACTCATCTAGTACGATAAAACCTGCTTGATTTTCAAGGTTTTGCAGGAGCGATAACGCAAATAACAACGAGCTTAAGGATTCTTCTCCGCCTGAAACACCTTTTCCAACTCGGCCTCCCCGAGCTTTCAAACTTACATCTACTAGCTTTCCACGATGTCCTTCTTTTCTTACGTGGATAAACAATTTAAATATCGGACGTCCTTGCTTGTCCATCAGCTTTTCATATTTTATTTGTCCTTCAAACTGGAACATGCCCATATATTCCCCAAACAGCAAGTTTAACCTTTGAACTTGCATCGCAATTGCCGTTTCCAAACGTTGTTCATTTAGCACGGCGCGTTCTTCATTTTCTTCTAATAAGTTTTTGGCGGATTGTAATTCATCTTGTTTACGCGCAACTTCCGCTTCCAACGTGAAATAGTTTTCAACCGCATTCGGATCGATATTCTTTTCATTTAGCGCATTATGAAATTCAACCTTTGCTTGGTTTTGTCGATGTTGTAAGTCGAATTTAGAGTCAGTGCTCTCCTCATCAGCGATTGCGCGATCGACCAAATCAGGAATTAATAAACGTAACTCGTCTAATTCCGTTTTATAACCCATTCCTATGTTCGATATTGCAATCCGCTCGTTTTCTTTTTCGTTAATTTGTTCAGTAATCTGACCTTTGACTCTTTCTGCTTGGTCCAATTTATCCCCCAAACTTTCGATATCCCGCTGATTTTCTCGTGATTTTCCATGGATGTCATCCAATTGATCTTGAATTGAATTCTCGGTCCGCTTTAACGAAGAGATTTCCTGCCTTATCGTTTTACTTTCCTGTTCTAAGCGTTGCAAACGGTCAATTTTGTCCGCTTGTTGCCCGAATTGTTCATAAACCGATAAGTCTGCTTCACGAGCTTTTATTTCTTCTCTCTCTTCATACGCTTGTTTCCAAACGTCTTGCGCTTCTTTCTCGAACTCCCTTTTACTGTGCTGCAGCAACGTTAAATGCTCCGTTAATTTCTCTCGTTGCTCAAGACGATATTGTTGCTCCACTCTTTTGGATAATAATGCTTCAGCTTCCTCCACTTTATGAACGTCTGCATTCCATAAGCGATATTTTTCATTATCCTCGTCGATTTTTTCAGTCAGTACATCGATTTCCTTCGTAATTTCTTCTATCTTACGCTCAAGTACACTTCTTCTTTCATCTAAAGCTTTTTCACTTAAAATATACGTATCTCTTTCCTCTGGTCCGCGACTCCCACGCGAATCAATTAACAAACCATTTTGTAGAAAAGGTGCTTCTTCTGAAAAAAATTGCTCAATCCACCAAAGAACACGGGCTGCATCATTTTGCTCATTGGTAGACAACCCCTCTTGCATCGTTAGCCCATATTGCGGCAACGATGTAATCGAACGTGTAGGAATTAATTTCTTAAGTGAGACGTGGTATAAATCATTGAAAGGCTGGCAAGTAGATGCATCGTAAAATATTGAATGTTTTATTGCATCATATAAACGCTCTTTCTCTATCGACTGATTGTCCATCAATTTTACAAAATGACGTAATGTGTACGCTTGAATACCTT
This window of the Sporosarcina pasteurii genome carries:
- a CDS encoding RluA family pseudouridine synthase, with product MKINILYEDNHLLVVEKPVNIPVQEDASRDRDLLTILKEDIKVRYNKPGNVYLALVHRLDRPVGGVMVFAKTSKAASRLSDVIRRNQLERRYLAVVRGTPKKEKAKLEHFLYKDTSRNIVRSVPENYKGAKKAVLEYELLGSREGLSLLAVKLHTGRSHQIRVQLSTIGHPLFGDQKYGQQQNQKGQQIALWANLLEFPHPTTKELVSVQSPPPSEYPWNLW
- a CDS encoding SpoVR family protein, which produces MSDIKALHNAIDEITEIANGFGLDYYPMRYEICPADIIYTFGAYGMPTRFTHWSFGKQFHKMKLQYDLGLSKIYELVINSDPCYAFLLDTNSLIQNKLIVAHVLAHCDFFKNNIRFMNTRRDMVESMTATAERIAAYEIEYGKEEVETFLDAVLAIQEHIDPSIVNRRLTAEEEEEYIAEDVVRKTEYDDLWQLDAEKKPYEKKKKSKKFPLIPEKDILLFIEQHSRQLEDWQRDILTMMREEMLYFWPQLETKIMNEGWASYWHQRILREMNLTADETVEFAKLNANVVQPSKTSINPYYLGLKIFEDIEKRYNDPTKEMQEKGIVPNSGREKIFEVREIESDASFIRNYLTKELVQREDMYLFQKQGGDYKITDKDYENVREQLVSMRVNGGFPYIVVENGDYLLNGELYLVHRYEGTELDVPYLENVLPYIYRLWGRIVHMETVVKGRDIVYSYDGKKVSRHFVG
- a CDS encoding D-glycerate dehydrogenase, yielding MKPKVFLTYPVSEEVENYIAEHCELHKWDGEGRVPEEVLLEEIKNIDGLYTSGSTTGRIDERLLSHAPNLKVVSNVSVGYNNFDVEAMRKRNVIGTNTPHVLNETVADLAFALLLASARRIVELDKFVKAGNWKPTTVYSDTYGKDVHGATLGIIGMGRIGEAIARRAKFGFEMDVLYHNRTRKPDAEKKYEAAYRDLPTLLAESDYVILMTPLTSETFQLIGEEEFKVMKKSAVFINVSRGQTVDEQALIRALKNGEILAAGLDVFEKEPVNADNPLLTLPNVITVPHIGSATAKTEEKMAMRAAENLVAVLTGNQPQDPVWE
- a CDS encoding YitT family protein — its product is MIREFKQSVTFEYIQIIVGAALVGLAYNIFYLPARLAAGGVSGMSTILYELFQFNPAYVQWLINIPLLIIGVIFVGREFGVKTFVGTLSVPFVIWITGDMALTVENPLLSAIYGGAVLGVGLGIVYRGNGSTGGTTLIAQILKKYTGLSSGFSQLVVDGFVVVTSAFVFDFELALFALMSIYVTSKVIDFVQLQTSPTKLILIITDKDEKIQSIIKNEMNRGLTKVKTIGGYSNAEKTMILCVVEQSEAVYFKKLLQEEEPESFVIFLNASEILGRGFSRAQFDRDELKKVD
- the yhbH gene encoding sporulation protein YhbH; this encodes MNEKQNEQFIISQENWSLHRKGYQDQQRHLDKVKDAIRNNLPDLISEESIIMSDGKDVIKIPIRSLDEYKIRYNADNSKHVGQGDGDSEVGDVVARDGEQGKGGAGKGSKPGEQPGEDYYEAEVSLAEVEEALFKELELPNLKRKEQAEIVIEKVEFNDIRKKGLIGNIDKKQTILTAIKRNAMKGKPSITPIHNDDLRFKTWDDVTKPESKAVVLAMMDTSGSMGTFEKYIARSFFFWMTKFLRSKYSTVEIEFIAHHTEAKVVSEHDFFHKGESGGTRCSSAYLKALELIEQKYNPSSYNIYPFHFSDGENISSDNAKCIELVNQIMEVSNMFGYGEVNAYSRYSTLMNTFKKIDDPKFRYYVLKEKGNVYDALKCFFRPELSSL
- a CDS encoding PrkA family serine protein kinase → MDILNEVKRFREEEDSLKWEGTFAEYLDIVRERKEVAQTSHSRVYNMIKSAGITEKNGNRTYHFFDDEIFGLEKSIEKLVEEYFHPAAKRLDVRKRILLLMGPVSGGKSTIATMLKRGLEAYSKTDEGAVYAIKGCPMHEDPLHLIPHHLREDFFKEYGIRIEGSLTPLNTMRLEQEYGGRIEDVQVERIFFSEDKRVGIGTFTPSDPKSQDIADLTGSIDFSTIAEYGSESDPRAYRFDGEFNKANRGIMEFQEILKLDEKFLWHLLSLTQEGNFKAGRFALISADELIIAHTNETEYRSFIANKKNEALHSRIIVMPIPYNLKVTEEERIYEKMIKESDMSHVHIAPHALRVAAIFSVLTRLSDSKKQGIDIVKKMRMYDGESVEGVNQISVDELRNEFPNEGMEGIDPRYVINRISSAIIRKEVPSINALDVLRAIKDGLDRHASISKEDKEKYMNYISIARREFDEIAKKEVQKAFVYSYEESAKTLMDNYLDNVEAFCNKHKIRDPLTDEEMNPDEKLMRSIEEQIGISENAKKAFREEILIRISAFARKGKRFDFRSHDRLQEAIQKKLFGDLKDVVKITTSSAMPDEAQLKKINEVVARLIDEYGYNSTSANELLRYVGSLLNR